In Lactobacillus sp. PV012, one genomic interval encodes:
- a CDS encoding Rib/alpha-like domain-containing protein yields the protein MLSKNNYKERLRKMEQKKERFSIRKFSVGAASVLIGFFFMGVGSQTTVHADTVTPQVETAKSNENTAKAEAETTDEAKAPASQAVEATSSAASDVASSQASSSASSAAPASETSVKNSEAKKETTNTVSVKDLESNSAAAKELTVSKAVTSSAATSSAATHANGTGGYTEYGITVPSVTEPEASEFWKEFNQLAQPMSKEDLAKLGLDENTYYESATNKTKWHAVSWLSSQNSEGNNVELGTFLYHNPDGSIGMAGQKESWIGKIVEEFLLNSDNIGNLPVKQHLFLVPIISGTSTIYINKGTALTYEDIKRALASNSENITGLVSGNWVTDEQGAGVKVVDINTPGLQEGAVRLTYVNGTKTSASINVDVVDLQGDTTYVNVDSPVPEADSVISGQPANSTNIKWLTKPDLSKAGVTTGTVQVTYPDSTTGSATVIFNVEDPKSKDITVHVGQDITPDDVVVPGTYPAASKITWVTEPNTDIAGKQNVSVVVTYPNNVSSHEIPAVVTVIAPTGKDITTPNGKVPSAEQGIGNVPDMPAGTTYTWKETPEVKTPGKKPAVVVVTFPDSKTVDVPVTVTVEDPIPTGKDITTPNGKVPSAEQGIGNVPDMPAGTKYNWKETPEVKTPGNKPAVVVVTFPDGKTVDVPVTVTVEDPIPTGKDITTPNGKVPSAEQGIGNVPDMPAGTKYNWKETPEVKTPGNKPAVVVVTFPDGKTVDVPVTVTVEDPIPQGQDIHTPQGVVPDPSKGISNVPDMPAGTKYTWKDTPDVTTPGNKPGVVVVTFPDGKTVDVPVTVVVNTPETPVVPQPTETDPTPQGQDIHTPQGVVPDPSKGISNVPDMPAGTKYTWKDTPDVTTPGNKPGVVVVTFPDGKTVDVPVTVIVDTPNTPETPVAPKATEPKPQGQDIHTPQGVVPDPSKGISNIPDMPAGTKYTWKDTPDVTTPGNKPAVVVVTFPDSKTVDVPVTVTVEDPIPTGKDITTPNGKVPSAEQGIGNVPDMPAGTKYNWKETPEVKTPGNKPAVVVVTFPDGKTVDVPVTVTVEDPIPTGKDITTPNGKVPSAEQGIGNVPDMPAGTKYNWKETPEVKTPGNKPAVVVVTFPDGKTVDVPVTVTVEDPIPQGQDIHTPQGVVPDPSKGISNVPDMPAGTKYTWKDTPDVTTPGNKPGVVVVTFPDGKTVDVPVTVVVNTPETPVVPQPTETDPTPQGQDIHTPQGVVPDPSKGISNVPDMPAGTKYTWKDTPDVTTPGNKPGVVVVTFPDGKTVDVPVTVIVDTPNTPETPVAPKATEPKPQGQDIHTPQGVVPDPSKGISNIPDMPAGTKYTWKDTPDVTTPGNKPAVVVVTFPDGKTVEVPVTVVVEPKEEVAPVHPADVPTSNGGSSSVRPISENTKEVVAPVKSTQIPTRSSKKTTNYINAHSKALPQTGAKESTAAMLGVIIATIGAMMGLAAEKKRRN from the coding sequence ATGTTATCAAAAAATAATTACAAGGAAAGATTACGAAAGATGGAACAAAAGAAAGAACGTTTCTCCATTCGTAAGTTTTCAGTTGGAGCTGCTTCAGTGTTAATTGGCTTCTTCTTCATGGGAGTGGGATCACAAACTACTGTTCATGCTGATACCGTAACTCCACAAGTTGAAACTGCTAAGTCAAATGAAAATACTGCAAAAGCAGAAGCTGAAACTACTGATGAAGCAAAAGCACCAGCTTCTCAAGCAGTTGAAGCTACTTCAAGTGCAGCAAGTGATGTTGCAAGTAGTCAAGCATCAAGTTCAGCAAGTAGTGCTGCACCAGCAAGTGAAACTTCAGTAAAGAATTCAGAAGCTAAGAAAGAAACTACAAATACTGTTTCAGTAAAAGACTTAGAAAGTAATAGTGCTGCAGCTAAAGAATTAACTGTAAGTAAAGCTGTTACTAGTTCAGCTGCAACCAGTTCTGCAGCTACACATGCAAATGGAACTGGTGGATACACAGAATATGGAATTACTGTACCTTCAGTTACTGAGCCAGAAGCAAGTGAATTCTGGAAAGAATTTAATCAATTAGCTCAACCAATGTCAAAGGAAGATTTGGCAAAGTTGGGCTTAGATGAGAATACTTATTATGAATCTGCAACTAATAAAACTAAATGGCATGCTGTTAGTTGGTTAAGCTCACAGAATTCAGAAGGAAATAATGTTGAATTAGGAACATTTTTATACCACAATCCAGATGGTTCAATTGGTATGGCTGGTCAGAAAGAAAGCTGGATAGGCAAGATTGTAGAGGAATTTCTGTTAAATAGTGATAATATTGGTAATTTACCAGTTAAGCAACATTTATTCTTAGTCCCAATTATTTCAGGAACTTCAACTATTTATATAAATAAAGGTACTGCATTAACATATGAAGATATAAAACGCGCATTAGCTTCAAATTCTGAAAATATTACTGGATTAGTTTCAGGAAATTGGGTAACTGATGAACAAGGGGCTGGAGTAAAAGTAGTAGATATAAATACGCCAGGACTCCAAGAAGGTGCTGTTCGTTTAACCTATGTAAATGGTACTAAGACTTCTGCATCAATTAATGTTGATGTCGTAGATTTGCAAGGAGACACTACCTACGTTAATGTAGATAGTCCAGTTCCAGAAGCTGATTCAGTTATTAGCGGTCAACCAGCAAATTCTACGAATATCAAGTGGCTTACTAAGCCAGATTTGAGTAAAGCTGGAGTAACTACAGGAACTGTTCAAGTTACTTATCCAGACAGTACTACTGGTAGTGCTACAGTAATCTTTAATGTTGAAGATCCAAAGAGTAAAGATATTACGGTTCATGTGGGTCAAGATATAACTCCAGATGATGTGGTAGTTCCAGGAACTTATCCTGCAGCTTCTAAAATTACTTGGGTAACTGAGCCAAATACTGATATTGCTGGAAAACAAAATGTTAGTGTTGTAGTAACTTATCCAAATAATGTTTCTTCTCATGAAATTCCAGCAGTAGTTACTGTAATTGCTCCAACAGGAAAAGACATTACTACACCAAATGGTAAAGTTCCATCAGCAGAACAAGGAATTGGTAATGTACCAGATATGCCAGCAGGAACTACATACACTTGGAAAGAAACCCCAGAAGTTAAGACTCCAGGTAAGAAACCAGCTGTTGTTGTGGTAACTTTCCCAGATAGTAAGACAGTAGATGTTCCAGTAACTGTAACAGTAGAAGATCCAATTCCAACAGGAAAAGACATTACTACACCAAATGGCAAAGTTCCATCAGCAGAACAAGGAATTGGTAATGTGCCAGATATGCCAGCAGGAACTAAATACAATTGGAAAGAAACCCCAGAAGTTAAGACTCCAGGTAACAAGCCAGCTGTTGTTGTAGTAACCTTCCCAGATGGAAAGACAGTAGATGTTCCAGTAACTGTAACAGTAGAAGATCCAATTCCAACAGGAAAAGACATTACTACACCAAATGGCAAAGTTCCATCAGCAGAACAAGGAATTGGTAATGTGCCAGATATGCCAGCAGGAACTAAATACAATTGGAAAGAAACCCCAGAAGTTAAGACTCCAGGTAATAAGCCAGCTGTAGTTGTAGTAACTTTCCCAGATGGAAAGACAGTAGATGTTCCAGTAACTGTAACAGTAGAAGATCCAATTCCACAAGGTCAAGATATTCACACTCCACAAGGTGTAGTACCAGACCCATCTAAGGGAATTAGTAATGTGCCAGACATGCCAGCAGGAACTAAATACACTTGGAAAGATACTCCAGATGTAACTACTCCAGGTAACAAGCCAGGTGTTGTTGTAGTAACCTTCCCAGATGGTAAGACAGTGGATGTACCAGTCACAGTAGTTGTTAATACTCCAGAAACTCCAGTAGTTCCACAACCTACTGAAACTGATCCAACTCCACAAGGTCAAGATATTCACACTCCACAAGGTGTAGTACCAGACCCATCTAAGGGAATCAGCAATGTGCCAGACATGCCAGCAGGTACTAAATACACTTGGAAAGATACTCCAGATGTAACTACTCCAGGTAACAAGCCAGGTGTTGTTGTAGTAACCTTCCCAGACGGTAAGACAGTTGATGTACCAGTAACTGTAATTGTTGATACTCCAAACACTCCAGAAACTCCAGTAGCTCCAAAAGCTACAGAACCAAAACCACAAGGTCAAGATATTCACACTCCACAAGGTGTAGTACCAGATCCATCTAAGGGAATCAGCAATATACCAGACATGCCAGCAGGTACTAAGTACACTTGGAAAGATACTCCAGATGTAACTACTCCAGGTAATAAGCCAGCAGTTGTTGTAGTAACTTTCCCAGATAGTAAGACAGTAGATGTTCCAGTAACTGTAACAGTAGAAGATCCAATTCCAACAGGAAAAGACATTACTACACCAAATGGCAAAGTTCCATCAGCAGAACAAGGAATTGGTAATGTGCCAGATATGCCAGCAGGAACTAAATACAATTGGAAAGAAACCCCAGAAGTTAAGACTCCAGGTAACAAGCCAGCTGTTGTTGTAGTAACCTTCCCAGATGGAAAGACAGTAGATGTTCCAGTAACTGTAACAGTAGAAGATCCAATTCCAACAGGAAAAGACATTACTACACCAAATGGCAAAGTTCCATCAGCAGAACAAGGAATTGGTAATGTGCCAGATATGCCAGCAGGAACTAAATACAATTGGAAAGAAACCCCAGAAGTTAAGACTCCAGGTAATAAGCCAGCTGTAGTTGTAGTAACTTTCCCAGATGGAAAGACAGTAGATGTTCCAGTAACTGTAACAGTAGAAGATCCAATTCCACAAGGTCAAGATATTCACACTCCACAAGGTGTAGTACCAGACCCATCTAAGGGAATTAGTAATGTGCCAGACATGCCAGCAGGAACTAAATACACTTGGAAAGATACTCCAGATGTAACTACTCCAGGTAACAAGCCAGGTGTTGTTGTAGTAACCTTCCCAGATGGTAAGACAGTGGATGTACCAGTCACAGTAGTTGTTAATACTCCAGAAACTCCAGTAGTTCCACAACCTACTGAAACTGATCCAACTCCACAAGGTCAAGATATTCACACTCCACAAGGTGTAGTACCAGACCCATCTAAGGGAATCAGCAATGTGCCAGACATGCCAGCAGGTACTAAATACACTTGGAAAGATACTCCAGATGTAACTACTCCAGGTAACAAGCCAGGTGTTGTTGTAGTAACCTTCCCAGACGGTAAGACAGTTGATGTACCAGTAACTGTAATTGTTGATACTCCAAACACTCCAGAAACTCCAGTAGCTCCAAAAGCTACAGAACCAAAACCACAAGGTCAAGATATTCACACTCCACAAGGTGTAGTACCAGATCCATCTAAGGGAATCAGCAATATACCAGACATGCCAGCAGGTACTAAGTACACTTGGAAAGATACTCCAGATGTAACTACTCCAGGTAATAAGCCAGCAGTTGTTGTAGTAACTTTCCCAGATGGTAAGACTGTAGAAGTTCCAGTAACTGTAGTTGTTGAACCAAAAGAAGAAGTTGCTCCAGTTCATCCAGCTGATGTACCTACTTCTAATGGTGGTTCAAGTTCTGTAAGACCAATTAGTGAAAACACTAAGGAAGTTGTTGCTCCTGTAAAGAGTACCCAAATTCCAACAAGATCTTCAAAGAAGACTACAAATTACATTAATGCTCATTCAAAGGCATTACCACAAACAGGTGCTAAGGAAAGCACTGCAGCTATGTTAGGTGTAATTATTGCTACTATTGGTGCAATGATGGGACTAGCTGCAGAAAAGAAACGTAGAAATTAA
- a CDS encoding mucin-binding protein: MLSKNNYKERLRKMEQKKERFSIRKFSVGAASVLIGFFFMGVGSQTTVHADTVTPQVETAKSNENTAKAEAETTDEAKAPASQAVEATSSAASDVASSQASSSASSAAPASETSVKNSEAKKETTNTVSVKDLESNSAAAKELTASKAVTSSAATSSAATHANGTGGYTEYGITVPSVTEPEASEFWKEFNQLVQPMSKEDLAKLGLDENTYYESATNKTKWHAVSWLSSQNSEGNNVELGTFLYHNPDGSIGMAGQEGTWISDIVREFLLNSDNIGPSATQPLFLVPIVDADMIYVHQGSTLTYEDIKKALASKSENLTGLVSGDWVTDQQAQGVKVVDTSVLGTQTGAARLEYKNGTQTSVSIPVTVIGPEGKEVVNVDQGDPAPSAASVITNDQQVQTYFPGTTYSWKEVPKTDVPGTFDATVVANWPDGQKTDVNTKIVVKQMYQVVDDNKTVTRTIVDNVPKQTPVTVVQKVNLTRKVTEDMSGKQLSATDWEPVGSNSWDEYTPQAVEGYTPNPAKVASEVVTGDTEDTKVVINYTANTLTQDINYVDRTTNNTISKQTVTGKADSDVAFTAEIPAGWVADQEVPTTISFGTSDPTPMTIYIKHGTEAITDPADTTKKVTRTVNYLDPVTNVVRPLATQEATLTRTGEKDLVTGEVTYSDWSTSSFDEVNAPAVAGYTVTNPKAAPAVEVTGNTQNSVVTFTYTANEQTQVVKFVDNDNHNNVVSQYDVDGKTGETVGLNIESHVPTNWVIANPETIPTNVTFGPNGNEPITVYVKHGTEAITDPADTTKVITRTINYLLPNDKNPEDLTVQKVTLTRTGEKDLVTGKVIYSDWSTGSFDQVNAPSLQGYYITSSAVAPAMTVTSDTPDSTVTFVYAASWHNQVISYVNKKTNELVSTDVVTGRTGSTVQFTPQVPAGWELSGGQSIPSSITFGTTDPKTITVYIQHQTKAIDFGTTKNVTRTIYTQIAGQSPMLASVQSVSLTRTATQDLVTGEITYGDWNTANFDKVAAPVIAGYTVTNPDAAPAMTVTGTTPNSTVIFNYNSNEQDQKIEFVNNADHNDIVDSYDVTGKTGETVNADVQSHVPTNWVITPNQTIPATVTFGTSGNAPIVVYVQHGTKEITNDQTSKTITRTINLVNPTNGATENVATQSVTLTRPATQDLVTGEITYGDWTSSNFGAVNAPEIAGYYPVGTQSAPAMTVTADTQNSTVTFTYAAAWHNQAINFVDNTTKNTIDGYEVTGKTGETVNANVESHVPTNWVITPNQAVPTTITFGTTNPAPITVYVQHGTKEITNDQTSKTVTRTVNVANPTTGKTEQYTVQTANLSRTATQDLVTGEITYGNWNSTSFKAVAAPSIAGYTVTNPNAAPAMTVTGTTPNSTVTFTYTADSHSQVINFVDNTNKTTVVGSYDVTGKTGETVSTGVESHVPTNWVIVPGSEITTQVTFGSTNPAPITVYVQHGTKEITNAQTSKTVTRTVNIANPTTGKTEQYTVQTAHLSRTATEDLVTGEITYGDWNTTNFDKVAAPEIAGYTVTNPDAAPAMTVTGTTASSTVTFTYTADAQHATIEYVNADDQSQVVKTDTVNGKTGETVSYKAQAPEGWVIVGNQQVPTQFTFGSTQMPVTKILVKQLQSYKYSVSTDTTFTTHVGATTDTPSLNPANANFNWTDKNGNPIAAPTGYKVSWKQAPSTSSITEESGILQITYSDGTTTDVKVPVTVKGATAINGNKVYQGEAAPEARLAVNTREISDFRLDSITWEQAPDTSVAGAEIPGVVSVNYADGTHQLVNVTIDVIGVEKGIDHKDDKILYKVIRVATQVSGTGSQGDVNYEDAYTRNKLTDYAYPVGNPKRVTYTKWTKVTN, translated from the coding sequence ATGCTATCAAAAAATAATTACAAGGAAAGATTACGAAAGATGGAACAAAAGAAAGAGCGTTTCTCCATTCGTAAGTTTTCAGTTGGAGCTGCTTCAGTGCTAATTGGCTTCTTCTTCATGGGAGTGGGATCACAAACTACTGTTCATGCTGATACCGTAACTCCACAAGTTGAAACTGCTAAGTCAAATGAAAATACTGCAAAAGCAGAAGCTGAAACTACTGATGAAGCAAAAGCACCAGCTTCTCAAGCAGTTGAAGCTACTTCAAGTGCAGCAAGTGATGTTGCAAGTAGTCAAGCATCAAGTTCAGCAAGTAGTGCTGCACCAGCAAGTGAAACTTCAGTAAAGAATTCAGAAGCTAAGAAAGAAACTACAAATACTGTTTCAGTAAAAGACTTAGAAAGTAATAGTGCTGCAGCTAAAGAATTAACTGCAAGTAAAGCTGTTACTAGTTCAGCTGCAACCAGTTCTGCAGCTACACATGCAAATGGAACTGGTGGATACACAGAATATGGAATTACTGTACCTTCAGTTACTGAGCCAGAAGCAAGTGAATTCTGGAAAGAATTTAATCAATTAGTTCAACCAATGTCAAAGGAAGATTTGGCAAAGTTGGGCTTAGATGAGAATACTTATTATGAATCTGCAACTAATAAAACTAAATGGCATGCTGTTAGTTGGTTAAGCTCACAGAATTCAGAAGGAAATAATGTTGAATTAGGAACATTTTTATACCACAATCCAGATGGTTCAATTGGTATGGCTGGTCAGGAAGGAACCTGGATAAGCGATATTGTAAGGGAATTTCTGTTAAATAGTGATAATATTGGTCCTTCAGCTACGCAACCTTTATTCTTAGTTCCAATTGTAGATGCTGATATGATTTATGTCCATCAGGGCAGTACATTAACTTATGAAGATATCAAGAAAGCACTTGCTTCTAAGAGTGAAAACCTTACCGGTTTGGTTTCAGGTGATTGGGTAACTGATCAACAAGCACAAGGTGTAAAAGTAGTTGATACATCTGTCTTAGGTACCCAAACTGGGGCTGCGCGTTTAGAGTATAAGAACGGTACCCAAACTTCAGTTTCTATTCCTGTAACTGTAATTGGGCCTGAAGGTAAAGAGGTTGTAAACGTAGATCAAGGTGACCCAGCGCCAAGTGCAGCCAGTGTAATTACTAATGACCAACAAGTTCAAACATACTTCCCAGGAACTACTTACTCATGGAAAGAAGTTCCTAAGACTGATGTTCCAGGAACATTTGATGCAACTGTTGTAGCTAATTGGCCTGATGGACAAAAGACAGATGTAAATACCAAAATCGTTGTTAAACAAATGTACCAAGTTGTCGATGATAATAAGACTGTAACTCGTACAATTGTTGACAATGTTCCTAAGCAAACCCCTGTTACCGTAGTACAAAAAGTTAACTTAACTCGTAAAGTTACTGAAGATATGAGTGGTAAGCAACTTTCAGCTACTGATTGGGAACCAGTTGGTTCTAATAGCTGGGACGAATATACCCCTCAAGCAGTTGAAGGTTATACTCCAAATCCTGCTAAGGTAGCCAGTGAAGTTGTAACTGGTGATACTGAAGATACTAAGGTAGTTATTAACTATACTGCTAATACATTAACTCAAGATATTAACTATGTAGATCGTACAACCAATAATACAATCAGTAAGCAAACTGTAACTGGTAAAGCTGATAGCGATGTAGCCTTTACTGCTGAAATTCCAGCTGGTTGGGTAGCAGATCAAGAAGTTCCTACAACTATTAGTTTCGGTACTTCAGATCCAACTCCAATGACTATTTACATTAAGCATGGAACTGAAGCAATAACAGATCCAGCTGATACTACTAAGAAAGTAACTAGAACAGTTAACTATCTTGATCCAGTAACTAATGTTGTTCGTCCATTAGCTACTCAAGAAGCAACTTTAACTAGAACTGGTGAAAAAGACTTAGTCACTGGAGAAGTAACTTACAGTGATTGGTCAACTAGCAGCTTTGATGAGGTTAACGCACCAGCAGTTGCAGGATATACAGTAACAAATCCAAAGGCTGCTCCTGCTGTAGAAGTAACTGGTAATACTCAAAATTCAGTTGTAACTTTCACTTATACTGCAAATGAGCAAACTCAAGTAGTTAAGTTTGTCGATAACGATAATCACAATAATGTAGTTAGTCAATATGATGTAGATGGTAAGACTGGTGAAACTGTTGGCTTAAATATTGAAAGCCATGTACCAACCAATTGGGTAATTGCTAATCCAGAAACAATTCCAACTAATGTAACCTTCGGTCCTAATGGTAATGAACCAATTACTGTTTATGTAAAACATGGTACTGAAGCAATAACAGATCCAGCTGACACTACTAAGGTTATTACTAGAACAATTAATTACCTTTTACCAAATGACAAAAATCCAGAAGATTTGACTGTTCAAAAAGTAACTTTAACTAGAACTGGTGAAAAGGACTTAGTCACTGGAAAAGTAATTTATAGTGATTGGTCAACTGGTAGCTTTGATCAAGTTAACGCACCAAGCCTTCAAGGTTACTACATTACAAGTTCAGCTGTAGCACCAGCAATGACCGTAACTAGTGATACACCAGATTCAACTGTGACATTTGTATATGCTGCTTCATGGCATAACCAAGTAATTAGCTACGTAAACAAAAAGACTAACGAGCTTGTTTCAACTGATGTTGTTACTGGTAGAACAGGTTCAACAGTTCAATTTACACCACAAGTTCCAGCTGGTTGGGAATTAAGTGGTGGTCAAAGTATTCCAAGTAGTATTACCTTTGGCACAACTGATCCAAAGACAATTACTGTTTACATTCAACACCAAACTAAGGCTATTGATTTTGGTACTACTAAGAATGTAACTCGTACTATTTATACTCAAATTGCTGGTCAATCACCAATGCTAGCTAGCGTTCAAAGTGTAAGTTTGACTAGAACAGCAACTCAAGATTTAGTAACTGGCGAAATTACTTATGGTGATTGGAATACTGCTAACTTTGATAAAGTAGCTGCTCCAGTAATTGCAGGTTACACTGTAACTAACCCAGATGCAGCACCAGCAATGACTGTAACTGGTACTACTCCAAATTCAACTGTTATTTTCAACTATAATTCAAATGAACAAGATCAAAAGATTGAATTTGTAAATAACGCAGATCACAATGATATTGTAGATAGTTATGATGTAACTGGTAAGACTGGTGAAACTGTAAATGCAGATGTCCAAAGTCATGTACCAACAAACTGGGTAATTACTCCAAACCAAACTATTCCTGCTACTGTAACTTTTGGTACTAGTGGAAATGCTCCAATTGTAGTTTATGTACAACATGGTACTAAGGAAATTACTAACGATCAAACTTCAAAGACTATTACTAGAACTATTAACTTAGTAAATCCAACTAACGGGGCGACTGAAAATGTTGCAACCCAAAGTGTAACTTTGACTAGACCAGCCACTCAAGATTTAGTAACTGGTGAAATTACTTATGGCGATTGGACTTCATCAAACTTTGGTGCTGTTAATGCTCCAGAAATTGCGGGCTATTACCCAGTTGGTACTCAAAGTGCTCCAGCAATGACTGTAACAGCTGATACTCAAAACTCAACAGTAACCTTTACTTACGCAGCAGCATGGCATAACCAAGCAATTAATTTTGTAGATAATACTACTAAGAATACTATTGATGGTTATGAAGTAACTGGTAAGACTGGTGAAACTGTGAATGCCAACGTTGAAAGCCATGTACCAACAAACTGGGTAATTACTCCAAACCAAGCTGTTCCTACTACTATAACTTTTGGTACAACAAACCCAGCTCCAATTACAGTTTATGTACAACATGGTACTAAGGAAATTACCAACGACCAAACTTCAAAGACTGTTACTAGAACTGTAAATGTCGCTAACCCTACAACTGGTAAGACTGAACAATATACTGTTCAAACTGCCAACTTAAGTAGAACAGCAACTCAAGACTTAGTAACTGGTGAAATTACTTATGGTAACTGGAACTCAACTAGTTTCAAGGCTGTAGCTGCTCCTTCAATTGCAGGCTACACTGTAACCAATCCAAATGCAGCACCAGCAATGACTGTAACTGGCACTACTCCAAATTCAACAGTAACCTTTACTTATACTGCAGATTCACATAGTCAAGTCATTAACTTTGTAGATAATACTAATAAGACCACAGTTGTTGGTAGTTACGATGTAACTGGTAAGACTGGTGAAACTGTAAGTACTGGTGTTGAAAGCCATGTACCAACAAACTGGGTAATTGTTCCAGGAAGTGAGATAACAACTCAAGTAACATTTGGTTCAACTAACCCAGCTCCAATCACAGTTTATGTACAACACGGTACTAAGGAAATTACTAACGCTCAAACTTCAAAGACTGTTACTAGAACTGTAAATATTGCTAACCCTACAACTGGTAAGACTGAACAATATACTGTTCAAACTGCTCACTTGAGTAGAACAGCAACTGAGGACTTAGTAACTGGTGAAATTACTTACGGTGACTGGAATACTACTAACTTTGATAAAGTAGCTGCTCCAGAAATTGCAGGCTACACTGTAACTAACCCAGATGCAGCCCCAGCAATGACTGTAACTGGTACTACTGCAAGTTCAACAGTAACTTTCACTTATACTGCAGATGCTCAACATGCAACAATTGAATATGTAAATGCTGATGATCAAAGCCAAGTTGTCAAGACTGATACTGTTAACGGTAAGACGGGAGAAACTGTATCTTATAAGGCACAAGCTCCAGAAGGCTGGGTAATTGTTGGAAATCAACAGGTACCAACTCAATTTACTTTTGGTTCTACTCAAATGCCTGTAACTAAGATTTTGGTAAAACAATTGCAAAGCTACAAGTATTCAGTTTCAACTGATACCACCTTTACTACTCACGTGGGTGCAACTACTGATACTCCATCATTAAATCCAGCAAATGCAAACTTTAACTGGACTGATAAGAATGGTAATCCAATTGCTGCTCCAACTGGTTACAAGGTAAGCTGGAAACAAGCTCCTTCAACTTCATCTATTACTGAAGAAAGTGGTATTTTACAAATTACTTATAGTGATGGTACTACCACAGATGTTAAGGTTCCTGTAACTGTTAAGGGTGCTACTGCTATTAACGGTAATAAGGTTTACCAAGGTGAAGCTGCTCCTGAAGCTAGATTAGCTGTTAATACTAGAGAAATTTCTGACTTTAGACTTGATTCAATTACTTGGGAACAAGCACCTGATACAAGTGTTGCAGGTGCCGAAATCCCAGGTGTTGTAAGTGTAAACTATGCTGATGGAACTCACCAATTAGTAAATGTAACCATTGATGTAATTGGTGTAGAAAAGGGTATTGACCACAAAGACGATAAAATCTTATACAAAGTAATTCGAGTAGCAACTCAGGTTTCTGGAACTGGTAGTCAAGGTGATGTAAACTATGAAGATGCTTATACTAGAAACAAATTAACCGATTATGCCTATCCAGTGGGTAATCCTAAACGTGTAACTTACACTAAATGGACAAAAGTGACTAATTAA